A genome region from Hippopotamus amphibius kiboko isolate mHipAmp2 chromosome 1, mHipAmp2.hap2, whole genome shotgun sequence includes the following:
- the LOC130831280 gene encoding heterogeneous nuclear ribonucleoproteins A2/B1-like, with protein sequence MAEASETATLKSVPLERNKTEKEELRKLFVGGLSSETTEESLWNYYQQWGYLTDCVLIRDPANHQSRRFGFVTFSSMAEVDAAMAARPHSIDGKTVIPKRAVPREDHGKPGALVTVTKLFVGGITEATEERHLREYFEKYGKIDAIEIITDGQSGRKRGFGFVTFDDHDPVDKIVLQKIHTINGHHAEVRKALSRQERQEGQCPGSGRGRNAGFVYFHGGGGNFGAGRGRSFRGGPDGYGRGHTFGDGYHGHGRPGGGHSGVSPAYGGGQGGHGGGGSRCDNQDGGTRAGYDNYGGRNYGSRNYNDLGNYKQKPSKYDLLKSGKLSGIRNMGRSYGGGSYGPGGSGGSEGYGEIRRY encoded by the coding sequence ATGGCTGAAGCTAGTGAGACCGCAACTTTGAAATCTGTTCCTTTGGAGAGGaataagacagaaaaggaagagcTCCGTAAACTCTTTGTCGGTGGCTTGAGTTCTGAAACCACAGAAGAAAGTCTGTGGAACTACTACCAGCAATGGGGCTATCTTACAGACTGTGTGTTAATAAGGGACCCTGCAAACCACCAATCAAGAAGATTTGGTTTCGTCACGTTTTCATCCATGGCTGAGGTGGATGCTGCCATGGCTGCCAGACCTCACTCCATTGATGGGAAAACAGTTATACCCAAACGTGCTGTCCCAAGAGAGGACCATGGAAAGCCGGGGGCTCTTGTCACTGTGACGAAGCTGTTTGTTGGTGGAATTACAGAAGCTACCGAGGAACGTCATCTTAGAGAGTACTTTGAGAAATATGGAAAAATCGATGCCATTGAGATAATTACTGATGGGCAGTCTGGCAGGAAAAGAGGCTTTGGATTTGTTACTTTTGATGACCATGATCCCGTGGATAAGATTGTGTTGCAGAAAATTCATACCATCAATGGTCATCACGCGGAAGTAAGAAAGGCTTTGTCTAGACAAGAAAGGCAAGAAGGCCAATGTCCTGGAAGTGGGAGAGGAAGAAACGCtggttttgtatattttcatgGTGGTGGTGGAAATTTTGGAGCAGGACGAGGAAGGAGCTTTAGAGGAGGACCTGATGGATACGGAAGAGGACATACGTTTGGGGATGGCTATCACGGGCATGGAAGACCTGGAGGGGGCCATTCGGGGGTTAGCCCTGCTTATGGAGGGGGACAAGGAGGACATGGTGGTGGAGGATCTAGATGTGACAACCAGGATGGGGGCACCAGAGCTGGTTATGACAACTATGGAGGAAGGAATTATGGAAGTCGAAATTACAATGATTTGGGAAATTATAAGCAGAAACCTTCTAAGTACGATTTACTGAAGAGTGGAAAACTTAGTGGTATCAGGAACATGGGAAGATCATATGGTGGAGGAAGCTATGGTCCAGGAGGTAGTGGAGGAAGTGAGGGTTATGGAGAGATAAGACGATACTGA
- the C1QA gene encoding complement C1q subcomponent subunit A: protein MEAPWGWLVVGVLAISLTSSVTAEVCRALDGKDGIAGIPGRPGRPGPKGEQGEKGTSSFRTGIRGLKGDQGDPGPPGKPGRMGYAGPSGPLGSPGLPGLKGIKGNPGNIKDEPRPAFSAVRRNPPMGGNVVIFDTVITNQESPYESHSGRFICAVPGYYYFTFQVVSKWDICLSIVSSGRGQLQRSLGFCDTNSKGVFQVVSGGSVLQLQKGDQVWIEKDPNKGRIYQGTEADSVFSGFLIFPST from the exons ATGGAAGCCCCCTGGGGCTGGCTGGTGGTCGGGGTGCTGGCCATATCCCTGACATCTTCAGTGACTGCGGAAGTGTGCCGAGCACTGGACGGGAAGGATGGGATCGCAGGAATACCCGGCCGACCCGGACGGCCAGGCCCCAAGGGGGAGCAAGGGGAGAAGG GAACCTCTAGCTTCCGGACAGGAATCCGCGGCCTTAAAGGAGACCAAGGGGATCCTGGGCCCCCTGGAAAACCTGGCAGAATGGGCTATGCTGGGCCCAGCGGGCCCCTGGGGTCCCCTGGCCTCCCAGGGTTGAAGGGCATCAAGGGTAACCCAGGAAACATCAAGGACGAGCCTCGGCCAGCCTTCTCGGCCGTGAGACGGAACCCTCCAATGGGCGGCAACGTGGTCATCTTCGACACGGTCATCACCAACCAGGAGAGCCCGTACGAGAGCCACTCGGGCAGATTCATCTGCGCTGTGCCAGGCTACTACTACTTCACCTTCCAGGTGGTGTCCAAGTGGGACATCTGCCTCTCCATTGTGTCCTCTGGGAGGGGCCAGCTCCAGCGTTCCTTGGGCTTCTGTGACACCAACAGCAAAGGAGTCTTCCAGGTGGTGTCTGGGGGTTCAGTCCTCCAGCTCCAGAAGGGAGACCAGGTCTGGATCGAAAAAGACCCCAATAAGGGCCGCATTTACCAGGGTACGGAGGCCGACAGCGTCTTCAGCGGCTTCCTCATTTTCCCATCCACCTGA
- the C1QB gene encoding complement C1q subcomponent subunit B has product MTTPRGSVPVLLPLLLLSLFHVPRAQEDCPWHPAIPGIPGIPGAPGPDGKPGTPGMKGEKGLPGSAGDHDELGEKGEPGFPGMPGKVGPKGPVGPKGAPGLPGVRGPKGESGDYRATQKIAFSATRTINSPLRRDQVIRFDHVITNANNNYEYRNGKFTCKVPGIYYFTYHASSRGNLCVNVMRGWEQAQKVLTFCDYVHNTFQVTTGSVVLKLGQGETVFLQATDKNALVGIDGANSIFSGFLLFPDSEV; this is encoded by the exons ATGACGACCCCGCGGGGCAGCGTCCCggtgctgctgccgctgctgctccTGAGTCTCTTCCACgtccccagggcccaggaggaCTGCCCCTGGCACCCGGCCATCCCGGGCATCCCAGGCATCCCTGGGGCACCGGGCCCTGATGGCAAACCTGGGACTCCGGggatgaagggagagaaag GGCTGCCAGGGTCAGCTGGAGACCACGACGAGCTTGGAGAGAAGGGGGAGCCAGGGTTTCCTGGGATGCCGGGAAAAGTCGGCCCCAAGGGCCCCGTTGGCCCCAAAGGTGCCCCCGGGCTTCCTGGAGTCCGTGGCCCCAAAGGTGAATCAGGAGACTACAGGGCCACACAGAAGATCGCCTTCTCGGCCACGCGCACCATCAACAGCCCCCTGAGGCGGGACCAGGTCATCCGCTTTGACCACGTGATCACCAACGCTAATAACAACTACGAGTACCGAAACGGCAAGTTCACGTGCAAGGTGCCCGGCATCTACTACTTCACCTACCACGCCAGCTCTCGGGGGAACCTGTGCGTGAACGTCATGCGTGGCTGGGAGCAGGCACAGAAAGTGCTCACCTTCTGCGACTACGTCCACAACACCTTCCAGGTCACCACGGGCAGCGTCGTGCtgaagctggggcagggggagacgGTCTTCCTGCAGGCCACCGACAAGAACGCCCTGGTGGGCATCGATGGTGCCAACAGCATCTTCTCCGGGTTCCTGCTCTTCCCGGATTCAGAGGTGTGA
- the C1QC gene encoding complement C1q subcomponent subunit C, with translation MDMGSSSWPPLVLNLLLLLLALPLGGQAATECYGIPGMPGLPGAPGKDGHDGLPGPKGEPGIPAPPGTRGPKGQKGDPGTPGYPGKNGPMGTPGIPGDPGVMGPTGEPGEEGRYKQKHQSVFTVTRQTVQFPAPNSLVKFNSAITNPQGDYDTNTGKFTCRVPGLYYFVYHTSHTSNLCVLLYRSGVKVTTFCDHMSNSKQVSSGGVLLRLQVGEQVWLAVNDYNGMVGTEGSDSVFSGFLLFPD, from the exons ATGGACATGGGGTCCAGCTCCTGGCCCCCCCTTGTACTAaacctgctgctgctcctgctggcaCTGCCACTTGGGGGCCAGGCCGCCACAGAATGCTATGGGATCCCCGGGATGCCGGGCCTGCCTGGGGCCCCAGGGAAGGATGGGCATGACGGACTGCCGGGGCCCAAGGGTGAACCAG GAATCCCTGCTCCCCCTGGGACACGAGGACCCAAGGGTCAGAAGGGAGATCCCGGCACACCTGGCTATCCTGGGAAAAACGGTCCCATGGGAACCCCTGGGATTCCAGGGGATCCCGGTGTCATGGGACCCACTGGGGAGCCGGGCGAGGAGGGCAGGTACAAGCAGAAGCACCAGTCAGTGTTCACCGTCACACGGCAGACAGTCCAGTTCCCGGCGCCCAACAGCCTGGTCAAGTTCAACTCGGCCATTACCAACCCGCAGGGGGATTATGACACAAACACTGGCAAGTTCACCTGCAGAGTCCCCGGCCTCTACTACTTTGTCTACCATACATCACACACGTCCAACCTGTGTGTGCTGCTGTACCGCAGCGGCGTCAAGGTGACCACCTTCTGTGACCACATGTCCAACAGCAAGCAGGTCAGCTCGGGTGGTGTGCTGCTGCGGCTGCAGGTGGGCGAGCAGGTGTGGCTGGCGGTCAACGACTACAACGGCATGGTGGGCACCGAGGGCTCCGACAGCGTCTTCTCTGGCTTCCTGCTCTTCCCTGACTAG